A window of Lytechinus variegatus isolate NC3 chromosome 15, Lvar_3.0, whole genome shotgun sequence contains these coding sequences:
- the LOC121429189 gene encoding uncharacterized protein LOC121429189: MAWLVEDQHNANSIWWSLLSGEMYPDIGPTSFCNNNFVPDHHEAPGQAKMAMPVPAGAIGARSAMLGKVHLRKPRKRASNVSTLTGAIPNELGVPPFGATTPRSGSPSPTRSPSTHSAETVNLDPDQYLQEEEKAAEDDESEPQIYLSRRYGLEVSAKDAALAAEQWKKSQTDEEKLSRKQRQRREHE, encoded by the exons ATGGCCTGGCTGGTAGAGGATCAGCACAATGCCAATAGTATTTGGTGGAGTTTGTTAAGTGGTGAGATGTACCCGGACATTGGTCCGACATCGTTCTGTAATAACAACTTCGTCCCAGACCACCACGAGGCTCCAGGCCAGGCCAAGATGGCAATGC CTGTGCCAGCTGGAGCCATTGGTGCCCGGAGCGCCATGCTGGGCAAGGTCCATTTGCGGAAACCGCGGAAGCGCGCCAGCAACGTCAGCACCCTCACAGGAGCCATCCCAAATGAGTTGGGTGTGCCGCCGTTCGGTGCTACGACCCCGCGCTCAGGCTCGCCTTCACCCACACGGAGTCCAAGCACACATTCAGCCGAGACTGTCAACCTCGACCCTGATCAGTACTTACAAGAGGAGGAGAAAGCTGCAGAGGACGACGAATCCGAACCACAGATTTACCTGAGCCGGAGATACGGCTTGGAAGTCAGTGCCAAAGATGCAGCACTAGCTGCCGAACAATGGAAGAAATCACAAACTGACGAGGAgaaattatcaagaaaacaGAGACAGAGACGAGAACACGAGTAA